TGCCTTCGCGATCTGCTGCAGCACCTCGGCGGACGGTTTGCGCAGACCTCGCTCGATCTGGCTGAGGTACGGGTTCGAGACGTCCGCGAGCTCGGCCAGCTGTCGTAGCGACATCTGCGCCTGGGTGCGCTGGTCACGCAGGTACTCGCCGAGCGACCCCACGGCCGACCCGACGCTTCCCGGCATGTTCAGCTTTCCCATGCCTCCAGCGTGCTTGCAAAAGTTAGCATTTGCAAGCAAGTGTGATGCACCGGACACGGGGACGCGAATACATGGAACGCGTGGGGCTCGGGTTAGCCTGTGGTGGCCGATGTGCTCTCGGGCGGCCGCATCTTCGACCCAGCCCGCTTCTCCATGACCTCCTTGCTCCACCGGGCCCTGCTCGCGTTCGCCCTCACCGGCACCCTCCTCATCGCTCCCGCCACCGCCGCGGACGCCGCCCCCAAGAAGCCGGCCAAGGTCACGAAGATCCGCGCGAAGACGAGCACGTCGACCCTCACGATCCACTGGGCGCGTCCCGCCCGCGCCAAGAAGGTCGCGATCTGCGTCAAGACCGCGCCCCGCGCGAAGTCCTGCATCCGGAAGGTCAGGACGCGCAAGAACTCCGTCACGTTCCGCAAGCTGCGCCCGAACTCCGGCACCGACTTCTACTACCGCCTCACGTCGTACCGCGGGAAGTACAAGGCCTCCACGCGCTGGAAGAAGGCGAACCTGCGCGTCGGCAAGGGC
This genomic interval from Aeromicrobium choanae contains the following:
- a CDS encoding helix-turn-helix domain-containing protein translates to MGKLNMPGSVGSAVGSLGEYLRDQRTQAQMSLRQLAELADVSNPYLSQIERGLRKPSAEVLQQIAKALRISAESLYVRAGILDAEQSGAPLVEDAIDRDPRLTARQKTALRDIYRSFVGTADLEENP